GGAGGTCCTGTTGTTAATGAAAATCGTGAAACTAATATTGAAGGGATATTTGCTTGCGGAAATGTACTTCATGTTCATGATTTAGTTGACTATGTAACAGAAGAAAGTAAGATTGCAGGTAAAGCTGCTGCTGCTTATTTACAGAATCAATTAGAAAAGAGGGAGGCGCCTGTAGAACTAATAGCTGGTGATAATGTGGGTTACATTGTGCCTCAAAAAATTACTGATAAAGTAAAAGATAGAAAAAGAGTTGACCTCTATATGCGGGGAACGAAACCGATGAATAATGTTAAAATTTCTATTATAGATGATAAAGAAGAGATACTTAGCAAAAAAGAACGTTTTGTAAAACCTGGAGAAATGATTAGTCTTCCTTTTCCTGAAAAGATGATAACTAAATTAAAAACAGACCAAGTAACAGTTCAGATTTTGGAAGGGGGCGGAACTAATGAAGGATAAAGCAGTAATTACTTGTATTAGTTGTCCAATAGGCTGTGAAATAGAATTAGAAGTAGTAGATGATGAAATTACAGATATAGAAGGTAACCGTTGTCCTAGAGGCAAAGAGTATGCTCGGGAAGAATACTTTAATCCTACTCGAATTTTACCTACTACTGTACGGGTGAAGAATGGAGTTTTGCCATTAGTTCCAGTTAAGACTGCTAAGCCAATTCCTAAAGAAAAGCTGGAACTAGCTATGGATGAATTAGCTAAAGTTGAATTAGAGGCTCCAATTAAATTAGGTGATATAGTTATTGAAAATATTCTTAATACCGGTGTTGATGTGGTAACGACTAGAGATTTACCAGCTAAAAAAATAGAGCAGAATTAATTAGAACTGGCCCCATTGGATGATCATCTAATGGGGTTTTTTGTATATGTTATTCAATTATTAACTATTATTAAAAATATTTAATAGCACCTTGACAATTTGTTCAAATAGTATATAATGTACATAAGTGAGGGGTAGTAAAATTTACTAATATATTTTCAGAAAATTATCTATTTTTTGGTGTAAATTGAGAGAAAATTATATTTACATAAAAGGAGGGACTTAATAATGAATAATTTAAGTCAAGTTGATCAGGAGATAGCAGAAGTTATTAAGAAAGAAAAAGAGAGACAGAAAAGTACAATTGAGTTGATTGCTTCAGAGAACTTTGTTAGTGATGCAGTATTGAAGGCGATGGGAACTGTTTTAACTAATAAGTATGCTGAGGGGTATCCTGATGCTAGATACTACGGAGGTTGCGAGGTTATAGATGAGGCTGAAAAATTGGCTATCAATCGAGCTAAAGAATTATTTGGAGCCGATCATGCCAATGTTCAGCCTCATTCTGGTTCTCAAGCCAATGCTGCTGTTTATGCTGCAGTTTTAGAGCATGGGGATACGGTGTTAGGGATGGATTTAACTC
The DNA window shown above is from Sporohalobacter salinus and carries:
- a CDS encoding DUF1667 domain-containing protein; its protein translation is MKDKAVITCISCPIGCEIELEVVDDEITDIEGNRCPRGKEYAREEYFNPTRILPTTVRVKNGVLPLVPVKTAKPIPKEKLELAMDELAKVELEAPIKLGDIVIENILNTGVDVVTTRDLPAKKIEQN